One Jeotgalibaca porci genomic region harbors:
- a CDS encoding cell wall elongation regulator TseB-like domain-containing protein translates to MKRNIVMGLIGVLFVLIVGSYSIFYQSQRPIVQAESEAAAIAEQVGAVQKVEDFFWYNGTDATYFAVSGYTDADKLVYVVIKQDGGQTWVFDSNEIVTEDEAKAIVQAVENPVSMLEARIGIDSDEPFWEVAYKDANGKLGYYQLSAKTGQKIKEFKNI, encoded by the coding sequence GTGAAAAGAAATATTGTAATGGGGCTAATTGGTGTATTGTTTGTATTAATTGTTGGCTCATATTCGATCTTTTATCAATCCCAAAGACCAATTGTCCAAGCTGAAAGTGAAGCGGCTGCGATTGCTGAGCAAGTTGGAGCTGTACAAAAAGTTGAAGATTTCTTTTGGTATAATGGAACGGATGCAACATATTTTGCAGTTTCCGGATATACTGACGCGGATAAACTTGTTTATGTTGTAATTAAACAAGACGGTGGACAAACTTGGGTATTTGATTCTAATGAGATTGTTACGGAAGATGAAGCAAAGGCAATCGTTCAAGCAGTTGAAAATCCTGTGAGCATGTTAGAGGCACGTATTGGAATTGATTCTGATGAACCATTTTGGGAAGTCGCTTATAAAGATGCAAACGGCAAATTAGGCTATTATCAGTTATCGGCAAAAACAGGTCAAAAGATAAAGGAATTTAAGAATATCTAG
- the asnS gene encoding asparagine--tRNA ligase, whose translation MSKAQEFLGKEIKIGAWVTNKRSSGKIAFLQLRDGDYYFQGIVLKNEVEPEVFETAKGLTQETSIMLTGVVQEDTRSKLGYELLVKDIEVLGESHDYPITPKEHGTEFLMDHRHLWLRSSKQHAILKIRNEIIRATYEFFNKEGFMKVDPPILTGSAPEGTTELFHTEYFDQEAYLSQSGQLYMEAAAMAFGKVFSFGPTFRAEKSKTRRHLIEFWMMEPEMAFMHQDESLEVQEQYVAYLIQSVLDNCDYYLDVLERDKEVLKKYTQLPYDRISYDDAIELLHKNDFTDITWGDDFGSPHETFIAEQSDRPVFILNYPKAIKPFYMKEHPDRDDVVLCADLIAPEGYGEIIGGSEREVNYDKLSQQIENFGLSLEDYEWYLDLRRYGSVPHSGFGLGLERTVTWISGTEHIRESTAFPRLLNRLYP comes from the coding sequence ATGAGTAAGGCTCAAGAGTTTTTAGGAAAAGAAATTAAAATCGGCGCATGGGTAACAAACAAGCGCAGTAGTGGGAAAATCGCATTTTTACAATTACGTGATGGCGACTATTATTTCCAAGGTATCGTATTGAAGAATGAGGTTGAACCGGAAGTTTTCGAAACAGCAAAAGGTTTGACGCAAGAAACCTCAATTATGTTAACAGGTGTTGTTCAAGAAGATACACGCTCTAAATTAGGTTATGAGTTATTAGTTAAAGACATTGAAGTTTTAGGTGAAAGCCATGACTACCCGATTACACCGAAAGAACATGGAACTGAGTTCTTGATGGATCATCGTCACTTATGGTTGCGTTCATCAAAACAACATGCAATCTTAAAAATTCGTAACGAAATTATTCGTGCGACTTATGAATTTTTTAATAAAGAAGGCTTTATGAAAGTAGATCCACCTATTCTAACGGGTAGTGCTCCTGAAGGAACAACAGAACTATTCCACACAGAATACTTTGATCAAGAAGCATACCTGTCACAATCAGGTCAACTTTATATGGAAGCTGCAGCAATGGCTTTCGGTAAAGTGTTCTCCTTTGGACCAACGTTCCGTGCTGAGAAATCAAAAACACGTCGTCACTTAATTGAATTCTGGATGATGGAACCTGAGATGGCATTCATGCATCAAGATGAAAGTTTAGAAGTTCAAGAGCAATATGTTGCGTACCTGATTCAATCCGTTTTAGATAACTGCGATTATTACTTGGATGTTTTAGAACGTGATAAAGAAGTCTTGAAAAAATACACGCAATTACCGTACGACCGTATTTCATACGATGATGCGATTGAATTGCTACACAAAAATGACTTTACTGATATCACATGGGGAGACGACTTTGGTTCACCGCATGAGACATTTATTGCCGAGCAATCGGACCGCCCAGTATTTATTTTGAACTATCCAAAAGCAATTAAACCGTTCTACATGAAAGAACATCCGGATCGCGATGATGTTGTATTATGTGCAGACTTGATTGCTCCAGAAGGATACGGAGAAATTATCGGGGGAAGCGAACGTGAGGTAAACTACGATAAATTAAGTCAACAAATCGAAAACTTTGGTTTGTCACTAGAAGACTATGAATGGTACTTGGACTTACGTAGATACGGTTCAGTTCCACATTCTGGCTTCGGATTGGGATTAGAAAGAACAGTAACATGGATTTCCGGGACAGAACATATCCGTGAATCAACAGCCTTCCCACGTTTGTTGAACCGTCTATACCCATAA
- a CDS encoding PBP1A family penicillin-binding protein, producing MPKQTQTRQQRKQSTTKKGNGKKRTNKKKTNKKKQTGLLKKIILGIIALGFIALLAGAGLFAYYAANAPEVNREALEDTEPSKLLALDGSIATEVGAGAQNRELAALDEIPELLQNAVVSIEDQRFYDHLGVDPIRILGAALANVRGGGISQGGSTITQQLIKLSFFSTSEEDQTLERKAQEAWMALQLEREISKNEILALYINKVYMGNNVYGMATAAEYYYGKDLADLTLPEAATLAGMPQAPSYYDPYVNPAETEERRNIVLMMMVDKGVITEQERSEATLVPVTENLVDHSNDVDNSLVVDSYIQLVMDEVYEKTGLEVEMGGLTIQTNLDMDAQQRLFDIVNSEEYILFPDDEVQTAVTLVDVHTGALNAVVGNRKKSNLLAVNYANQNNRSVASTIKPIIDYAPAIEYNNYSTGTLIVDEEWTYPDGSVLRNYDGNYRGSLTIREALVDSRNVPAAKLLNEVVGIDNADEFLSRLGIESIQKNGSNDIYPSSAIQGDITNIQMAAAYAAFSNGGTYYNPYTVQSVIDSDGNVYEFAPDGTVAMKDSTAYMMTDMMKDVVTDSAPNALVPGVPIAGKTGTEEFSDEEIALVGATHDMNVAKDSWFVGYSPNYSIAVWMGYEEVTLEGNYLPFQTREITRHIFNELMNYVSTDKDNSDWIKPDSVVEATMEKYSNPVAKPGPNTPNEMRITELFVKGTEPTTVSKKYGEELKAPTGLKATYDKDTDKLTVTWDAYKLAEADKRTPQFDVTVGAATRPTTDTTIVIDNPPKGNVSITVRAKVGTTTSPNATIQIKIEEPKKPEEEEESKESESSSSSESEQSSESSESVQESESSSVPPESQPSESVAPPESSNTPPAE from the coding sequence ATGCCGAAGCAGACGCAAACAAGGCAACAAAGAAAACAAAGCACGACCAAGAAAGGAAATGGCAAAAAAAGGACAAATAAGAAAAAAACGAATAAGAAAAAACAAACCGGTCTTTTGAAAAAAATTATTTTAGGGATTATTGCACTAGGCTTTATCGCCCTTCTGGCCGGCGCCGGACTTTTCGCTTATTATGCTGCCAACGCTCCCGAAGTGAATCGTGAAGCATTAGAAGATACGGAGCCATCAAAATTACTCGCTCTCGATGGCTCGATAGCGACCGAAGTCGGAGCTGGCGCTCAGAACCGGGAACTAGCAGCCTTGGATGAAATTCCTGAACTGCTTCAAAATGCTGTTGTATCAATTGAAGATCAACGTTTTTACGACCATTTAGGTGTCGATCCGATTCGTATTTTAGGAGCTGCACTTGCGAACGTTCGTGGTGGTGGTATTTCCCAAGGTGGGAGTACAATTACGCAGCAATTGATTAAACTTTCCTTCTTCTCTACTTCCGAAGAAGATCAAACCTTAGAAAGAAAAGCACAAGAAGCATGGATGGCTTTACAATTGGAGCGTGAAATTTCAAAAAATGAAATTTTAGCACTTTATATTAACAAAGTTTACATGGGTAACAACGTGTACGGAATGGCGACTGCTGCTGAGTACTATTATGGCAAAGACCTTGCAGATTTAACGCTGCCAGAAGCCGCAACCCTAGCAGGTATGCCCCAAGCTCCTTCCTACTATGACCCTTACGTTAATCCAGCTGAAACAGAGGAACGTCGAAATATCGTTTTAATGATGATGGTTGATAAAGGTGTCATCACTGAACAAGAGCGTTCTGAAGCAACACTTGTTCCTGTGACAGAAAATTTAGTGGATCATTCTAATGACGTTGATAACTCTTTGGTCGTTGATTCCTACATCCAATTGGTTATGGATGAAGTGTATGAAAAGACTGGACTTGAAGTTGAAATGGGCGGTTTGACAATTCAGACCAACCTGGACATGGATGCCCAACAACGTTTGTTTGATATCGTCAATTCCGAAGAGTATATTCTATTTCCTGATGACGAAGTACAAACGGCTGTCACTTTAGTTGATGTTCACACCGGCGCACTAAATGCTGTAGTCGGTAACCGTAAAAAATCTAATTTACTAGCTGTAAACTATGCGAACCAAAACAACCGAAGTGTGGCATCTACAATCAAACCGATTATCGACTACGCACCCGCGATTGAGTACAATAACTATTCAACCGGAACGCTTATCGTAGATGAGGAATGGACATATCCCGATGGCTCAGTATTGAGAAACTACGACGGTAATTATCGCGGTTCACTCACTATTCGGGAAGCGTTGGTTGACTCCCGAAACGTTCCTGCGGCTAAATTGTTAAACGAAGTGGTTGGTATTGATAACGCAGATGAATTCTTAAGTAGATTGGGTATCGAAAGCATCCAAAAAAATGGAAGCAATGATATTTATCCTTCAAGTGCCATCCAAGGAGATATCACCAATATCCAAATGGCAGCAGCTTATGCGGCATTCTCAAATGGTGGAACCTATTATAATCCTTACACGGTTCAATCCGTCATTGACTCTGATGGGAATGTTTACGAGTTTGCTCCAGATGGAACAGTTGCAATGAAAGATTCTACTGCTTATATGATGACAGATATGATGAAAGACGTTGTGACAGATTCAGCTCCAAATGCACTCGTTCCTGGCGTTCCCATTGCTGGTAAAACCGGTACAGAAGAATTTAGTGATGAAGAAATTGCGCTTGTGGGTGCAACACATGATATGAACGTGGCGAAAGATTCTTGGTTTGTAGGTTACTCACCAAATTATTCTATTGCCGTTTGGATGGGGTATGAGGAAGTAACGCTAGAAGGTAACTACCTGCCCTTCCAAACAAGAGAAATTACGCGTCACATTTTCAACGAATTAATGAATTACGTCTCTACTGATAAAGACAATTCAGATTGGATTAAACCGGACTCCGTCGTAGAAGCAACAATGGAGAAATATAGTAACCCCGTTGCAAAACCAGGTCCGAACACACCGAACGAGATGCGGATTACCGAATTATTTGTCAAAGGGACAGAACCAACTACCGTTTCTAAAAAGTACGGTGAAGAGCTGAAAGCACCTACTGGTCTAAAAGCAACCTACGACAAAGATACAGACAAGTTAACCGTTACTTGGGATGCATACAAGCTCGCTGAAGCTGATAAACGCACCCCTCAGTTTGATGTTACTGTCGGTGCAGCAACAAGACCTACAACGGATACAACTATCGTTATTGATAATCCGCCTAAAGGTAATGTGAGCATCACCGTCCGTGCTAAAGTTGGCACAACGACATCACCAAATGCAACAATTCAAATTAAAATTGAAGAACCTAAAAAGCCTGAAGAAGAGGAAGAAAGCAAGGAATCAGAAAGTAGCTCTTCCAGTGAATCAGAACAAAGTTCAGAAAGCAGCGAATCCGTTCAAGAAAGTGAATCCAGTAGCGTTCCTCCTGAGAGCCAACCAAGCGAATCAGTCGCCCCACCGGAATCCTCAAACACGCCGCCTGCTGAATAG
- a CDS encoding DnaD domain-containing protein — translation MSDLLDKWWEQGQTIIENGLLTHYRILGLDSEELIFVIQLKSYLDQKQYFPSMSEIGDRMGVKESKVFAILHDLIQRNLVAINTEKDNTGKDFDRYSLTPLYRKLAHVLEKSTLQTSEVEKDINLLEIFQQEFGRLLTPIEMQTIGEWMDKDRYQTELILEALKEAVLNQKYSLRYIDRILMSWEKKNIRTSVQAKEETKRFSNYQERPPVTQPQESSERIPLFNWLESEE, via the coding sequence ATGAGTGATTTACTGGATAAATGGTGGGAGCAGGGGCAAACAATCATTGAAAATGGGCTTTTGACTCATTACCGGATTTTAGGATTAGATAGTGAGGAACTCATATTTGTCATTCAATTAAAAAGTTATCTCGATCAGAAGCAGTACTTCCCGAGTATGTCGGAAATTGGTGACAGAATGGGTGTTAAAGAATCAAAAGTATTTGCGATTTTACACGACTTAATTCAACGGAATTTAGTGGCAATAAATACAGAAAAAGATAACACCGGCAAAGACTTTGATCGTTATTCCTTAACACCCCTCTATCGGAAATTAGCTCATGTTTTGGAAAAATCAACACTGCAAACGAGCGAAGTAGAAAAGGATATCAATCTCTTAGAGATTTTCCAACAAGAATTCGGACGGCTACTAACACCTATTGAAATGCAGACGATAGGTGAGTGGATGGATAAAGATCGCTATCAAACAGAACTAATCCTTGAAGCATTAAAAGAAGCGGTTCTGAATCAGAAATACAGCTTGCGTTACATTGACCGTATCCTTATGTCTTGGGAGAAGAAAAATATTCGGACTTCCGTTCAGGCAAAAGAAGAGACAAAGCGCTTTTCAAATTATCAAGAACGGCCACCAGTGACGCAACCGCAGGAATCATCCGAACGCATTCCTTTGTTTAACTGGCTTGAATCAGAAGAATAA
- the tig gene encoding trigger factor, whose product MTVNWEKTGTNEGVLTFEIPEATMQAEMDTVFKRVRKNITVPGFRKGKVPRHIFNKQYGEASLFEDALNQALPAAYDAAVKEAGIDPVAQPKIDIKSMEKGQPWVLTADVTVKPEVKLGEYKNLTVEKQDREVTDADVEEALKQRQAKQAELVIKEDAAVEGDTVVIDYEGFVGEEAFEGGKDQNHSLELGSNSFIPGFEEQLVGAKAGDAKDVVVTFPEEYHAADLAGKEATFKVVVHEVKGKELPTLDDEFAKDLEEEVETLDELKAKIRKELEDSKNAAADEFVQDAAIRQAVENAEVVDLPYVMVHDEVHRQMDLFLNDMQRQGISPELYYQITGTTEQDLHKQMETDADVRTKTTLVLEEIIKAENIEVTEDEINEEITTLAGQYNMDVERVRGLVSEDMVTNDIKMKKAMALVTDTVVEA is encoded by the coding sequence ATGACTGTAAATTGGGAAAAAACAGGCACTAACGAAGGTGTCTTAACATTTGAAATACCTGAAGCAACAATGCAAGCAGAAATGGATACAGTATTTAAACGTGTAAGAAAAAATATTACTGTACCTGGATTCAGAAAAGGAAAAGTTCCGCGTCATATCTTCAACAAACAATATGGCGAAGCTTCATTATTTGAAGACGCATTGAACCAAGCTCTACCAGCAGCATACGATGCAGCTGTTAAGGAAGCAGGAATCGATCCTGTAGCACAACCAAAAATCGACATCAAGAGCATGGAAAAAGGCCAACCATGGGTACTTACTGCAGATGTAACGGTTAAACCTGAAGTTAAATTAGGTGAATACAAAAACTTGACTGTTGAAAAACAAGACCGCGAAGTTACAGATGCTGATGTTGAAGAAGCATTGAAACAACGCCAAGCGAAACAAGCTGAATTAGTTATTAAAGAAGATGCAGCTGTTGAAGGCGATACAGTTGTTATTGACTACGAAGGATTCGTAGGAGAAGAAGCTTTTGAAGGTGGAAAAGACCAAAACCATTCATTGGAATTAGGTTCTAACTCTTTCATCCCTGGCTTCGAAGAGCAACTTGTTGGCGCTAAAGCTGGCGACGCGAAAGATGTTGTTGTGACATTCCCAGAAGAATACCACGCAGCTGACTTAGCAGGCAAAGAAGCAACTTTCAAAGTTGTTGTTCACGAAGTTAAAGGTAAAGAACTACCAACTCTAGATGACGAATTTGCTAAAGATTTAGAAGAAGAAGTAGAAACTTTAGACGAATTGAAAGCTAAAATCCGCAAAGAATTAGAAGACAGCAAAAACGCTGCAGCTGATGAATTTGTTCAAGATGCTGCTATCCGTCAAGCTGTTGAAAATGCAGAAGTTGTTGACTTACCATACGTAATGGTTCATGACGAAGTTCACCGTCAAATGGATCTATTCTTGAACGATATGCAACGTCAAGGGATCTCACCAGAGCTTTACTACCAAATTACTGGTACAACTGAGCAAGACTTGCACAAGCAAATGGAAACAGATGCTGATGTTCGTACGAAAACAACACTTGTTCTTGAAGAAATCATTAAAGCTGAGAACATTGAAGTTACTGAAGACGAAATCAACGAAGAAATTACAACACTTGCTGGTCAATATAACATGGACGTTGAACGTGTACGTGGCCTAGTAAGCGAAGACATGGTTACAAACGATATTAAAATGAAGAAAGCAATGGCATTAGTTACTGATACTGTTGTTGAAGCTTAA
- the recU gene encoding Holliday junction resolvase RecU, whose product MTINYPNGKIYRSPIKEITKVKKTASASHAKRGMKLEDQLSESNAYYLQKGIAVIHKKPTPIQVVKVDYPKRSAAVIKEAYYRHSSTTDFNGIYRGKYIDFEAKETQNKLSFPLKNFHEHQITHMKQCYEMGGITFVIIRFSTLNRVFLLESQHLSLYWEKQHSTDQRKSIPLTYIEEHGYEIEYGFRPALDYLKALDTIIGNENK is encoded by the coding sequence ATGACAATTAATTATCCAAATGGTAAAATTTACCGATCACCAATTAAGGAAATTACCAAGGTAAAAAAGACGGCTTCTGCCAGCCACGCTAAACGTGGAATGAAATTGGAAGACCAGCTATCTGAATCGAATGCCTACTACCTTCAAAAAGGAATAGCTGTCATCCATAAAAAACCGACTCCTATTCAAGTCGTTAAAGTAGACTATCCGAAAAGAAGCGCCGCAGTTATTAAAGAAGCGTATTATCGACACTCATCAACAACGGACTTTAATGGCATTTATCGCGGGAAGTATATTGATTTTGAAGCTAAAGAAACGCAGAATAAATTATCTTTTCCTTTAAAGAATTTCCATGAACACCAAATCACCCATATGAAGCAATGCTATGAAATGGGCGGAATTACGTTCGTCATCATCCGCTTCTCTACATTAAACAGAGTTTTTTTGTTGGAAAGCCAACACCTCTCGCTATACTGGGAGAAGCAACATTCAACTGATCAGCGGAAATCAATCCCCCTGACCTATATAGAAGAACACGGATACGAAATTGAGTATGGCTTTCGTCCTGCTCTTGACTACTTAAAAGCTCTCGATACTATTATCGGCAACGAAAACAAATAA
- a CDS encoding helicase C-terminal domain-containing protein — translation MGFKDRIFAVVDLETTGSSYKNGDRIIQIGITFVQHNTILQEYDFKVNPGKKIPLMIEQLTGISNADVKDSPYFEDIAEYVFNLLEECVFVAHNIGFDYFFLSQSFSDAGLQELTIPGMDTVELTKILYPTLDSYRLSDLSRHFELTHLNVHDAAGDARATAELLLQLQEKAVSLPLVTLEKLNQLSNQTQRNNADFFAMCLEMSREQRAPLSSDIHIANSLAVRKVTSLNEQTDYRAKEMYNTEKLWQDIISNSSFQSREGQSDMMTQIEMFLNNKDESAFAIEAPAGFGKTLAYVVPAILRADPKNKVIIATSTLLLQEQLETVMIGLQKTLPFHVAFATLSSRKHLISLDKVEKTDIAELRGTEALVMMSVFVWLTETETGNLSELSASHRMGTLLDTLTYDFEENDSHDKERHLDYFTHHQKKAKEASILITNHAYLSHHFEDIKCYSPDGALTLIVDEAHRLASIYKDKEKVSFPLSAVKRKVLKFSNVVRDYREHLEQNAKIAFPHYELINLEFAMDQVIHTLAELEVQLAAQVRETQESVKEGHYLEGEFIDSAWFRRFSRKLLLHFEELKLMEARFMELEFTDKENSFTRRLSGFLETMETRMSEFHAIQSNDFYSYYSLKVNHKGDSKTFNLEKSHWDIGEKLQKEIKMTFEQTLYISATLLLEEHSHYFSRKIGLDNIHAITYTSQFEDQDKKIDVFIPTDIGAVTKMDHHEWLNMLTKFVFELVSHSEKKILVLFNSNKVLEEVLIRLRNRNDKEKKAIEFLAQGFSGSQRRVHRRFLEAEQAVLLGSGSYWEGVDFPDQPVEVLVMTRLPFDPPDTPENRAIEAYYREVGGANAFRNESLPKMIMRLIQGMGRISRNPADKGIVYCLDTRLVHSPYAKQITANLPSGIKVHETNFEELFS, via the coding sequence ATGGGATTTAAAGATAGAATTTTTGCTGTTGTCGATTTAGAAACAACAGGATCAAGCTATAAAAATGGCGATCGGATTATCCAGATTGGCATAACATTTGTTCAGCACAATACGATCTTGCAAGAATATGATTTCAAGGTCAATCCCGGGAAAAAGATTCCTTTGATGATTGAACAACTGACAGGTATATCGAATGCAGATGTTAAAGATTCACCGTATTTCGAAGATATAGCAGAGTATGTTTTTAATCTACTTGAAGAGTGTGTATTTGTTGCGCATAATATCGGTTTTGATTACTTTTTTTTGAGCCAATCTTTCAGTGATGCTGGTTTACAAGAGTTGACAATCCCTGGTATGGATACGGTAGAACTGACTAAAATATTATATCCAACGCTCGACAGTTATCGTTTATCGGACTTGTCGCGCCATTTTGAATTAACGCATCTAAATGTTCATGATGCTGCCGGGGACGCAAGAGCAACGGCAGAATTACTCTTACAGTTGCAAGAAAAGGCTGTTTCGCTGCCACTTGTTACCTTAGAGAAATTAAATCAATTAAGTAACCAAACTCAAAGGAATAACGCTGACTTCTTCGCGATGTGCTTAGAAATGAGCCGAGAACAACGGGCGCCACTATCTTCAGATATTCATATAGCCAATAGCCTGGCTGTTAGAAAAGTCACCTCCTTAAATGAGCAGACAGATTATCGTGCCAAGGAAATGTACAACACTGAAAAATTATGGCAAGACATCATCTCAAATAGTTCATTTCAATCCAGAGAAGGACAGTCAGATATGATGACCCAAATTGAAATGTTCTTAAATAATAAGGACGAAAGTGCCTTTGCGATTGAAGCACCGGCTGGATTTGGCAAGACTTTGGCCTATGTTGTCCCGGCTATCTTGCGAGCAGATCCAAAAAATAAAGTAATTATAGCGACTTCCACTTTATTACTTCAAGAACAGTTAGAAACAGTAATGATTGGTTTGCAGAAAACTTTACCGTTCCATGTAGCGTTTGCGACGTTAAGCAGCCGCAAGCATTTGATTAGCCTGGATAAAGTAGAGAAAACAGATATAGCAGAGCTGCGTGGCACAGAAGCATTGGTAATGATGAGTGTGTTCGTTTGGTTGACTGAGACTGAAACAGGAAATTTATCGGAGTTAAGTGCAAGTCATCGGATGGGGACATTATTAGATACGTTAACGTACGATTTTGAAGAAAATGATTCGCACGATAAAGAGCGCCATTTGGACTATTTTACGCATCATCAAAAAAAAGCGAAAGAGGCCAGTATTTTAATCACAAATCATGCGTATCTGAGTCATCATTTCGAAGATATTAAGTGTTATTCACCGGATGGCGCATTGACATTGATTGTTGATGAAGCGCACCGATTAGCATCTATCTACAAAGATAAAGAAAAAGTTTCTTTCCCTTTATCAGCTGTGAAACGAAAAGTACTTAAATTTTCAAATGTGGTCAGAGATTACCGGGAACACTTAGAGCAAAATGCTAAAATTGCATTTCCTCACTATGAATTAATTAACTTGGAATTTGCGATGGATCAGGTCATTCATACGTTAGCAGAATTGGAAGTGCAACTTGCCGCACAGGTACGTGAGACACAAGAATCAGTGAAAGAGGGACACTATCTGGAAGGTGAGTTTATCGATAGTGCTTGGTTCAGACGTTTTTCTCGTAAGTTATTACTGCATTTCGAAGAACTCAAGTTAATGGAAGCACGTTTTATGGAACTGGAGTTTACGGACAAAGAGAATTCCTTTACGCGCAGATTGAGTGGATTCCTTGAAACGATGGAAACACGAATGAGTGAGTTCCACGCGATACAATCAAACGACTTTTATAGTTATTATTCCCTTAAAGTCAATCATAAGGGTGACAGTAAAACGTTTAATTTGGAGAAAAGCCATTGGGATATTGGCGAAAAATTACAAAAAGAAATCAAAATGACTTTCGAACAGACCTTGTATATCAGTGCCACGTTGCTGCTAGAGGAACATTCTCATTATTTTTCTCGTAAGATTGGTTTGGACAACATCCATGCTATTACGTATACGTCCCAATTTGAGGATCAAGACAAAAAAATAGATGTCTTTATACCAACCGACATTGGTGCAGTAACCAAAATGGATCACCATGAATGGCTGAATATGTTGACGAAATTTGTTTTTGAATTGGTTAGTCATTCAGAAAAGAAAATTTTAGTTCTATTCAATTCAAACAAAGTGTTGGAAGAAGTGTTGATTCGTCTGAGGAATCGTAATGACAAAGAGAAGAAAGCCATCGAATTTCTGGCACAAGGGTTCTCGGGAAGTCAACGCCGGGTGCATCGACGCTTTTTGGAAGCTGAGCAGGCTGTTCTACTAGGCAGCGGCTCTTATTGGGAAGGGGTAGATTTTCCTGATCAACCTGTAGAGGTTTTAGTGATGACACGTCTCCCATTCGATCCGCCTGACACGCCCGAAAATCGTGCGATTGAAGCGTACTACCGCGAAGTTGGCGGAGCTAACGCATTCAGAAATGAATCACTCCCGAAAATGATTATGCGTTTGATTCAAGGCATGGGGCGCATATCCAGAAACCCTGCGGATAAAGGAATTGTGTATTGTTTAGATACACGCTTGGTGCATAGTCCCTATGCCAAACAAATCACGGCTAACTTGCCGTCAGGAATAAAAGTGCATGAAACAAATTTTGAAGAATTATTTTCTTAG
- a CDS encoding pyridoxal phosphate-dependent aminotransferase, producing MKISDRMLQVEESPTLGTSNKVKELKAQGMDIISLTVGEPDFQTPQHIRDAAIKAIQDNKVNHYVATPGILPLREAIVAYHETHDGITYETNEVIVTTGAKDALYGLFQTILNPEDEVIIPAPYWVSYTEQVKLAGGIAVIVDSKSENEFKVSVADLEAKRTGKTTAIILNSPNNPTGTIYSQDELEAIGNWAVEHNILIVSDEIYYNLCYNGNEAVSVASISEEIKNQTIVINGVSKSYAMTGWRIGYAMGNKEIISKMTEFAGHSANPAAVSQYAALAALKGPQSVSEEMQQIFEKRLNHFYPLLEKIPGFKLVRPRGAFYIFVNAKEAAEMTGYSSVTEFSLALIEEAKVAVISGDGFGFPDYVRISYTLNEETLTEAATRIEDFIAKKAKD from the coding sequence GTGAAAATTTCAGACCGTATGCTCCAAGTAGAAGAATCTCCGACACTTGGGACATCCAATAAGGTTAAAGAACTTAAAGCGCAAGGTATGGATATTATCAGCTTGACTGTTGGTGAGCCAGATTTTCAAACACCGCAACACATTCGTGATGCCGCAATAAAAGCGATACAAGACAATAAAGTGAATCATTATGTGGCGACTCCTGGTATTTTGCCATTAAGGGAAGCGATTGTTGCTTATCATGAAACGCACGATGGTATTACCTATGAGACAAACGAAGTCATTGTAACGACTGGAGCCAAGGATGCGTTATACGGCTTGTTTCAAACAATTCTCAATCCAGAAGATGAAGTTATTATTCCGGCTCCGTACTGGGTAAGTTATACGGAACAAGTCAAATTGGCGGGTGGTATCGCTGTTATTGTTGATTCTAAATCAGAGAATGAATTTAAGGTGTCCGTTGCTGATTTAGAGGCAAAACGAACTGGAAAAACAACCGCGATTATCTTAAATTCACCGAACAATCCAACTGGAACGATATACTCCCAAGATGAATTGGAAGCAATTGGGAATTGGGCGGTGGAACATAATATCCTTATCGTTTCTGATGAGATTTATTATAATTTGTGCTACAACGGGAATGAAGCGGTCTCTGTTGCTTCCATTTCTGAGGAAATAAAGAACCAAACCATTGTCATTAATGGTGTTTCCAAATCGTATGCGATGACAGGTTGGAGAATTGGCTATGCCATGGGGAACAAAGAAATTATTAGTAAGATGACGGAATTTGCAGGTCACTCAGCGAATCCGGCTGCAGTCAGTCAATATGCCGCTCTTGCTGCATTAAAAGGCCCACAGTCTGTCAGCGAAGAGATGCAACAAATCTTCGAAAAACGATTGAATCACTTTTATCCCTTACTTGAAAAGATTCCTGGCTTTAAGCTAGTGAGACCGAGAGGCGCATTTTATATCTTTGTGAATGCTAAAGAGGCTGCTGAAATGACGGGGTACAGTTCTGTTACAGAGTTCTCATTGGCCCTGATTGAAGAAGCAAAAGTCGCTGTTATCAGTGGGGATGGTTTTGGCTTCCCGGACTATGTTAGAATAAGCTATACGCTAAACGAAGAAACATTAACGGAAGCAGCAACAAGAATAGAGGATTTTATTGCTAAAAAAGCAAAAGATTAA